A single window of Ctenopharyngodon idella isolate HZGC_01 chromosome 24, HZGC01, whole genome shotgun sequence DNA harbors:
- the erc1a gene encoding ELKS/Rab6-interacting/CAST family member 1a isoform X2: MYGSSRSVSKMDSNHGGGRNNQGNSGRSPRLPRSPRMGHRRTNSMGGSGGGPGGSGGKTLSMENIQSLNAAYATSGPMYMSDNEVAIGTSSDLPKSGVATGRFGGSIPYGVRGTVTGSTPDMAMVPAVSTDSMGFGGEIHAASTVPHSLRQARDNTIMELQAQLKEVLRENELLRKEIEVKDSKLSSSMSSIKSFWSPELKKERALRKDEASKIVVWKEQYRAVQDETQHLQTTVQALQAELRIQRDLNQLLQPPGEPLACEPSEEQERQARELFLLRRTLEEMEVRMETQRQTLAARDDSVKKLLEMLHSKGPSAKASEEDHERTRRLADAEMHAHHLENLLEQRDKELAALREELHRRLEGTPETTKTKALQTVIEMKDSQISSLERGLRELEDQVMMLRSSSMLSCEERQEEAKQMEVYRNHTKFMKNKMDQVKQDLSRKDTQLLGLQTKLETLTNQFSDSKQHIEVLKESLTAKEQRAAILQTEVDALRLRLEEKETMLNKKSKQIQEMSEEKSTLNGEIHDLKDMLDVKERKVNVLQKKIENLQEQLRDKEKQMSSLRERVKSLQTDTSNTDTALTTLEDSLAEKERIIERLKEQRDREEREKAEELDNSKKELRELKEKVSMLQGDLSDRETSLLDLKEHASSLASSGLKKDSKLKSLEIALEQRREECTKLENQLKKVQSAAANSQANAEISERISSLEADVARHREDSAKAQAEVDRLLDILRQMENEKNDKDRKISELESVASRQMKEQSKKSSGKHKEPPGKGRNVNDGPQQESLRQKAERIEELEEALRESVQITAEREMVLAQEEAARTHQEKQMEELLGAMEKVKLELESMKAKMSSTQQSLAEKEAHLTTLRAERRRHLEEVLEMKQEALLAAISEKDANIALLELSSSKKKKTQEEVAQLRREKDRLVQQLKQQNRMKLMADNYDDGYLKTPPDQTNHKPPKSPDQDDEEGIWA, encoded by the exons ATGTACGGAAGTTCACGCTCGGTGAGCAAAATGGACAGTAATCACGGTGGGGGTAGAAACAACCAGGGCAACTCGGGTCGCTCGCCACGACTGCCTCGGTCACCCCGCATGGGCCACCGTCGCACCAACAGCATGGGGGGCAGTGGCGGAGGCCCGGGCGGCTCTGGAGGCAAAACGTTGTCCATGGAGAACATTCAATCTCTCAATGCCGCCTACGCTACGTCAGGGCCAATGTACATGAGCGACAACGAGGTCGCAATCGGCACCTCCTCTGACCTCCCTAAGAGTGGAGTAGCAACGGGACGCTTTGGAGGCAGCATCCCCTACGGGGTCCGGGGAACGGTTACAGGCAGCACACCTGACATGGCCATGGTGCCGGCAGTGTCGACCGACTCGATGGGCTTTGGAGGGGAGATCCATGCAGCTTCAACCGTTCCTCACTCCCTACGTCAAGCGAGGGACAACACCATCATGGAGCTCCAAGCCCAGCTCAAGGAGGTGCTGAGGGAGAACGAGCTCCTTCGGAAGGAGATTGAGGTGAAGGATAGCAAACTCAGCTCCTCCATGAGCTCCATCAAAAGCTTCTGGAGCCCAGAGCTGAAGAAGGAACGTGCGCTGCGCAAAGACGAGGCGTCCAAAATAGTAGTGTGGAAGGAGCAGTACCGTGCAGTGCAAGATGAGACACAG CACCTGCAGACAACCGTGCAAGCGCTGCAAGCCGAGCTGCGCATCCAGCGTGACTTGAACCAGCTGCTCCAGCCACCTGGGGAGCCACTGGCCTGTGAGCCCAGCGAGGAGCAGGAAAGGCAGGCTCGAGAGCTGTTTTTGCTCCGCCGTACCTTGGAGGAGATGGAGGTTCGCATGGAGACCCAGCGGCAGACGCTAGCTGCTCGTGATGACTCTGTCAAAAAGCTCCTGGAGATGTTGCACAGCAAGGGACCCTCGGCTAAAGCCAGTGAAGAGGACCATGAGCGCACACGTCGCCTCGCAGATGCTGAGATGCACGCGCACCACCTGGAGAACCTTCTAGAACAGCGTGATAAAGAGCTAGCGGCTTTGAGAGAG GAGCTGCATCGCCGCCTCGAGGGGACGCCAGAGACTACGAAAACCAAAGCTCTTCAGACTGTAATTGAGATGAAG GATTCTCAGATCAGTTCTCTAGAGCGGGGCCTCAGGGAGCTTGAGGATCAGGTCATGATGCTCCGATCCAGTAGCATGCTCAGCTGTGAAGAACGGCAGGAGGAGGCCAAGCAGATGGAGGTCTACCGCAACCACACCAAGTTCATGAAGAACAAG ATGGACCAAGTTAAGCAAGACCTTTCCAGGAAGGACACCCAGCTCCTCGGCTTGCAGACCAAGCTGGAAACCCTGACTAACCAGTTCTCTGACAGCAAACAGCATATTGAAGTGCTCAAAGAGTCTCTGACTGCCAAAGAACAACGTGCTGCTATTCTACAGACAGAG GTGGATGCTCTGAGGTTGCGTCTGGAGGAGAAGGAGACCATGTTAAACAAAAAGAGTAAGCAAATCCAGGAAATGTCTGAAGAAAAGAGCACACTCAACGGAGAAATCCATGATCTGAAGGACATGCTGGATGTCAAGGAGCGTAAAGTCAACGTCCTTCAGAAAAAA ATTGAAAACCTGCAGGAGCAGCTGAGGGATAAAGAGAAGCAGATGAGCAGCCTTAGAGAGAGGGTGAAGTCCCTACAGACAGACACCTCTAACACAGACACAGCCCTCACTACACTGGAGGACTCGCTGGCTGAGAAG GAACGTATTATTGAGCGTCTGAAGGAGCAACGTGACCGCGAGGAGCGAGAGAAAGCAGAGGAGCTGGATAACAGTAAAAAAGAGCTGAGGGAGTTAAAGGAGAAAGTCAGCATGCTGCAGGGAGATCTGTCAGACCGAGAG ACATCTCTGCTGGACCTCAAAGAGCATGCATCGTCGCTGGCCTCATCTGGCCTGAAGAAAGACTCCAAACTGAAAAGCCTAGAGATCGCCCTTGAGCAGAGGAGGGAGGAATGCACTAAGCTTGAGAACCAACTGAAGAAG GTCCAGAGTGCTGCAGCCAATTCACAGGCCAACGCAGAGATATCTGAGCGGATTTCTTCACTCGAGGCTGATGTGGCCAGACACAGAGAGGACTCCGCCAAAGCCCAGGCTGAAGTTGATCGTCTATTGGACATCCTGCGTCAGATGGAGAATGAGAAGAACGACAAGGACAGAAAAATCAGTGAGCTGGAGAG TGTGGCTTCCAG GCAAATGAAAGAGCAGAGTAAGAAGTCCTCTGGCAAACACAAGGAGCCACCAGGGAAGGGCAGAAATGTCAACGATGGCCCACAGCAG GAGTCCCTGCGGCAGAAGGCAGAGCGCATCGAGGAGCTGGAGGAGGCTCTCAGAGAGAGCGTTCAAATCACTGCCGAGAGGGAGATGGTTCTGGCACAGGAGGAGGCCGCACGAACCCACCAGGAGAAACAG atGGAAGAGTTGCTTGGAGCGATGGAGAAGGTGAAGCTGGAGCTTGAGTCCATGAAGGCCAAGATGTCGTCCACCCAACAGTCTCTGGCTGAGAAAGAAGCTCATCTGACCACACTGAGGGCAGAGAGGAGGCGACACCTGGAGGAAGTGCTGGAGATGAA ACAGGAGGCTCTGCTGGCAGCCATAAGTGAAAAAGATGCTAACATAGCCTTGCTAGAGCTGTCTTCAtccaaaaaaaagaagacacAAGAAGAAGTGGCTCAGCTGCGGAGGGAGAAGGATCGTTTGGTGCAGCAACTCAAACAGCAG AACCGTATGAAGCTCATGGCGGATAATTACGACGATGGCTACTTGAAAACGCCACCTGACCAGACCAATCACAAACCTCCAAAATCACCCGATCAG GATGATGAGGAGGGCATTTGGGCATAG
- the erc1a gene encoding ELKS/Rab6-interacting/CAST family member 1a isoform X1 — translation MYGSSRSVSKMDSNHGGGRNNQGNSGRSPRLPRSPRMGHRRTNSMGGSGGGPGGSGGKTLSMENIQSLNAAYATSGPMYMSDNEVAIGTSSDLPKSGVATGRFGGSIPYGVRGTVTGSTPDMAMVPAVSTDSMGFGGEIHAASTVPHSLRQARDNTIMELQAQLKEVLRENELLRKEIEVKDSKLSSSMSSIKSFWSPELKKERALRKDEASKIVVWKEQYRAVQDETQHLQTTVQALQAELRIQRDLNQLLQPPGEPLACEPSEEQERQARELFLLRRTLEEMEVRMETQRQTLAARDDSVKKLLEMLHSKGPSAKASEEDHERTRRLADAEMHAHHLENLLEQRDKELAALREELHRRLEGTPETTKTKALQTVIEMKDSQISSLERGLRELEDQVMMLRSSSMLSCEERQEEAKQMEVYRNHTKFMKNKMDQVKQDLSRKDTQLLGLQTKLETLTNQFSDSKQHIEVLKESLTAKEQRAAILQTEVDALRLRLEEKETMLNKKSKQIQEMSEEKSTLNGEIHDLKDMLDVKERKVNVLQKKIENLQEQLRDKEKQMSSLRERVKSLQTDTSNTDTALTTLEDSLAEKERIIERLKEQRDREEREKAEELDNSKKELRELKEKVSMLQGDLSDRETSLLDLKEHASSLASSGLKKDSKLKSLEIALEQRREECTKLENQLKKVQSAAANSQANAEISERISSLEADVARHREDSAKAQAEVDRLLDILRQMENEKNDKDRKISELESVASRQMKEQSKKSSGKHKEPPGKGRNVNDGPQQESLRQKAERIEELEEALRESVQITAEREMVLAQEEAARTHQEKQMEELLGAMEKVKLELESMKAKMSSTQQSLAEKEAHLTTLRAERRRHLEEVLEMKQEALLAAISEKDANIALLELSSSKKKKTQEEVAQLRREKDRLVQQLKQQTQNRMKLMADNYDDGYLKTPPDQTNHKPPKSPDQDDEEGIWA, via the exons ATGTACGGAAGTTCACGCTCGGTGAGCAAAATGGACAGTAATCACGGTGGGGGTAGAAACAACCAGGGCAACTCGGGTCGCTCGCCACGACTGCCTCGGTCACCCCGCATGGGCCACCGTCGCACCAACAGCATGGGGGGCAGTGGCGGAGGCCCGGGCGGCTCTGGAGGCAAAACGTTGTCCATGGAGAACATTCAATCTCTCAATGCCGCCTACGCTACGTCAGGGCCAATGTACATGAGCGACAACGAGGTCGCAATCGGCACCTCCTCTGACCTCCCTAAGAGTGGAGTAGCAACGGGACGCTTTGGAGGCAGCATCCCCTACGGGGTCCGGGGAACGGTTACAGGCAGCACACCTGACATGGCCATGGTGCCGGCAGTGTCGACCGACTCGATGGGCTTTGGAGGGGAGATCCATGCAGCTTCAACCGTTCCTCACTCCCTACGTCAAGCGAGGGACAACACCATCATGGAGCTCCAAGCCCAGCTCAAGGAGGTGCTGAGGGAGAACGAGCTCCTTCGGAAGGAGATTGAGGTGAAGGATAGCAAACTCAGCTCCTCCATGAGCTCCATCAAAAGCTTCTGGAGCCCAGAGCTGAAGAAGGAACGTGCGCTGCGCAAAGACGAGGCGTCCAAAATAGTAGTGTGGAAGGAGCAGTACCGTGCAGTGCAAGATGAGACACAG CACCTGCAGACAACCGTGCAAGCGCTGCAAGCCGAGCTGCGCATCCAGCGTGACTTGAACCAGCTGCTCCAGCCACCTGGGGAGCCACTGGCCTGTGAGCCCAGCGAGGAGCAGGAAAGGCAGGCTCGAGAGCTGTTTTTGCTCCGCCGTACCTTGGAGGAGATGGAGGTTCGCATGGAGACCCAGCGGCAGACGCTAGCTGCTCGTGATGACTCTGTCAAAAAGCTCCTGGAGATGTTGCACAGCAAGGGACCCTCGGCTAAAGCCAGTGAAGAGGACCATGAGCGCACACGTCGCCTCGCAGATGCTGAGATGCACGCGCACCACCTGGAGAACCTTCTAGAACAGCGTGATAAAGAGCTAGCGGCTTTGAGAGAG GAGCTGCATCGCCGCCTCGAGGGGACGCCAGAGACTACGAAAACCAAAGCTCTTCAGACTGTAATTGAGATGAAG GATTCTCAGATCAGTTCTCTAGAGCGGGGCCTCAGGGAGCTTGAGGATCAGGTCATGATGCTCCGATCCAGTAGCATGCTCAGCTGTGAAGAACGGCAGGAGGAGGCCAAGCAGATGGAGGTCTACCGCAACCACACCAAGTTCATGAAGAACAAG ATGGACCAAGTTAAGCAAGACCTTTCCAGGAAGGACACCCAGCTCCTCGGCTTGCAGACCAAGCTGGAAACCCTGACTAACCAGTTCTCTGACAGCAAACAGCATATTGAAGTGCTCAAAGAGTCTCTGACTGCCAAAGAACAACGTGCTGCTATTCTACAGACAGAG GTGGATGCTCTGAGGTTGCGTCTGGAGGAGAAGGAGACCATGTTAAACAAAAAGAGTAAGCAAATCCAGGAAATGTCTGAAGAAAAGAGCACACTCAACGGAGAAATCCATGATCTGAAGGACATGCTGGATGTCAAGGAGCGTAAAGTCAACGTCCTTCAGAAAAAA ATTGAAAACCTGCAGGAGCAGCTGAGGGATAAAGAGAAGCAGATGAGCAGCCTTAGAGAGAGGGTGAAGTCCCTACAGACAGACACCTCTAACACAGACACAGCCCTCACTACACTGGAGGACTCGCTGGCTGAGAAG GAACGTATTATTGAGCGTCTGAAGGAGCAACGTGACCGCGAGGAGCGAGAGAAAGCAGAGGAGCTGGATAACAGTAAAAAAGAGCTGAGGGAGTTAAAGGAGAAAGTCAGCATGCTGCAGGGAGATCTGTCAGACCGAGAG ACATCTCTGCTGGACCTCAAAGAGCATGCATCGTCGCTGGCCTCATCTGGCCTGAAGAAAGACTCCAAACTGAAAAGCCTAGAGATCGCCCTTGAGCAGAGGAGGGAGGAATGCACTAAGCTTGAGAACCAACTGAAGAAG GTCCAGAGTGCTGCAGCCAATTCACAGGCCAACGCAGAGATATCTGAGCGGATTTCTTCACTCGAGGCTGATGTGGCCAGACACAGAGAGGACTCCGCCAAAGCCCAGGCTGAAGTTGATCGTCTATTGGACATCCTGCGTCAGATGGAGAATGAGAAGAACGACAAGGACAGAAAAATCAGTGAGCTGGAGAG TGTGGCTTCCAG GCAAATGAAAGAGCAGAGTAAGAAGTCCTCTGGCAAACACAAGGAGCCACCAGGGAAGGGCAGAAATGTCAACGATGGCCCACAGCAG GAGTCCCTGCGGCAGAAGGCAGAGCGCATCGAGGAGCTGGAGGAGGCTCTCAGAGAGAGCGTTCAAATCACTGCCGAGAGGGAGATGGTTCTGGCACAGGAGGAGGCCGCACGAACCCACCAGGAGAAACAG atGGAAGAGTTGCTTGGAGCGATGGAGAAGGTGAAGCTGGAGCTTGAGTCCATGAAGGCCAAGATGTCGTCCACCCAACAGTCTCTGGCTGAGAAAGAAGCTCATCTGACCACACTGAGGGCAGAGAGGAGGCGACACCTGGAGGAAGTGCTGGAGATGAA ACAGGAGGCTCTGCTGGCAGCCATAAGTGAAAAAGATGCTAACATAGCCTTGCTAGAGCTGTCTTCAtccaaaaaaaagaagacacAAGAAGAAGTGGCTCAGCTGCGGAGGGAGAAGGATCGTTTGGTGCAGCAACTCAAACAGCAG ACACAGAACCGTATGAAGCTCATGGCGGATAATTACGACGATGGCTACTTGAAAACGCCACCTGACCAGACCAATCACAAACCTCCAAAATCACCCGATCAG GATGATGAGGAGGGCATTTGGGCATAG
- the erc1a gene encoding ELKS/Rab6-interacting/CAST family member 1a isoform X3 has translation MYGSSRSVSKMDSNHGGGRNNQGNSGRSPRLPRSPRMGHRRTNSMGGSGGGPGGSGGKTLSMENIQSLNAAYATSGPMYMSDNEVAIGTSSDLPKSGVATGRFGGSIPYGVRGTVTGSTPDMAMVPAVSTDSMGFGGEIHAASTVPHSLRQARDNTIMELQAQLKEVLRENELLRKEIEVKDSKLSSSMSSIKSFWSPELKKERALRKDEASKIVVWKEQYRAVQDETQHLQTTVQALQAELRIQRDLNQLLQPPGEPLACEPSEEQERQARELFLLRRTLEEMEVRMETQRQTLAARDDSVKKLLEMLHSKGPSAKASEEDHERTRRLADAEMHAHHLENLLEQRDKELAALREELHRRLEGTPETTKTKALQTVIEMKDSQISSLERGLRELEDQVMMLRSSSMLSCEERQEEAKQMEVYRNHTKFMKNKMDQVKQDLSRKDTQLLGLQTKLETLTNQFSDSKQHIEVLKESLTAKEQRAAILQTEVDALRLRLEEKETMLNKKSKQIQEMSEEKSTLNGEIHDLKDMLDVKERKVNVLQKKIENLQEQLRDKEKQMSSLRERVKSLQTDTSNTDTALTTLEDSLAEKERIIERLKEQRDREEREKAEELDNSKKELRELKEKVSMLQGDLSDRETSLLDLKEHASSLASSGLKKDSKLKSLEIALEQRREECTKLENQLKKVQSAAANSQANAEISERISSLEADVARHREDSAKAQAEVDRLLDILRQMENEKNDKDRKISELERQMKEQSKKSSGKHKEPPGKGRNVNDGPQQESLRQKAERIEELEEALRESVQITAEREMVLAQEEAARTHQEKQMEELLGAMEKVKLELESMKAKMSSTQQSLAEKEAHLTTLRAERRRHLEEVLEMKQEALLAAISEKDANIALLELSSSKKKKTQEEVAQLRREKDRLVQQLKQQTQNRMKLMADNYDDGYLKTPPDQTNHKPPKSPDQDDEEGIWA, from the exons ATGTACGGAAGTTCACGCTCGGTGAGCAAAATGGACAGTAATCACGGTGGGGGTAGAAACAACCAGGGCAACTCGGGTCGCTCGCCACGACTGCCTCGGTCACCCCGCATGGGCCACCGTCGCACCAACAGCATGGGGGGCAGTGGCGGAGGCCCGGGCGGCTCTGGAGGCAAAACGTTGTCCATGGAGAACATTCAATCTCTCAATGCCGCCTACGCTACGTCAGGGCCAATGTACATGAGCGACAACGAGGTCGCAATCGGCACCTCCTCTGACCTCCCTAAGAGTGGAGTAGCAACGGGACGCTTTGGAGGCAGCATCCCCTACGGGGTCCGGGGAACGGTTACAGGCAGCACACCTGACATGGCCATGGTGCCGGCAGTGTCGACCGACTCGATGGGCTTTGGAGGGGAGATCCATGCAGCTTCAACCGTTCCTCACTCCCTACGTCAAGCGAGGGACAACACCATCATGGAGCTCCAAGCCCAGCTCAAGGAGGTGCTGAGGGAGAACGAGCTCCTTCGGAAGGAGATTGAGGTGAAGGATAGCAAACTCAGCTCCTCCATGAGCTCCATCAAAAGCTTCTGGAGCCCAGAGCTGAAGAAGGAACGTGCGCTGCGCAAAGACGAGGCGTCCAAAATAGTAGTGTGGAAGGAGCAGTACCGTGCAGTGCAAGATGAGACACAG CACCTGCAGACAACCGTGCAAGCGCTGCAAGCCGAGCTGCGCATCCAGCGTGACTTGAACCAGCTGCTCCAGCCACCTGGGGAGCCACTGGCCTGTGAGCCCAGCGAGGAGCAGGAAAGGCAGGCTCGAGAGCTGTTTTTGCTCCGCCGTACCTTGGAGGAGATGGAGGTTCGCATGGAGACCCAGCGGCAGACGCTAGCTGCTCGTGATGACTCTGTCAAAAAGCTCCTGGAGATGTTGCACAGCAAGGGACCCTCGGCTAAAGCCAGTGAAGAGGACCATGAGCGCACACGTCGCCTCGCAGATGCTGAGATGCACGCGCACCACCTGGAGAACCTTCTAGAACAGCGTGATAAAGAGCTAGCGGCTTTGAGAGAG GAGCTGCATCGCCGCCTCGAGGGGACGCCAGAGACTACGAAAACCAAAGCTCTTCAGACTGTAATTGAGATGAAG GATTCTCAGATCAGTTCTCTAGAGCGGGGCCTCAGGGAGCTTGAGGATCAGGTCATGATGCTCCGATCCAGTAGCATGCTCAGCTGTGAAGAACGGCAGGAGGAGGCCAAGCAGATGGAGGTCTACCGCAACCACACCAAGTTCATGAAGAACAAG ATGGACCAAGTTAAGCAAGACCTTTCCAGGAAGGACACCCAGCTCCTCGGCTTGCAGACCAAGCTGGAAACCCTGACTAACCAGTTCTCTGACAGCAAACAGCATATTGAAGTGCTCAAAGAGTCTCTGACTGCCAAAGAACAACGTGCTGCTATTCTACAGACAGAG GTGGATGCTCTGAGGTTGCGTCTGGAGGAGAAGGAGACCATGTTAAACAAAAAGAGTAAGCAAATCCAGGAAATGTCTGAAGAAAAGAGCACACTCAACGGAGAAATCCATGATCTGAAGGACATGCTGGATGTCAAGGAGCGTAAAGTCAACGTCCTTCAGAAAAAA ATTGAAAACCTGCAGGAGCAGCTGAGGGATAAAGAGAAGCAGATGAGCAGCCTTAGAGAGAGGGTGAAGTCCCTACAGACAGACACCTCTAACACAGACACAGCCCTCACTACACTGGAGGACTCGCTGGCTGAGAAG GAACGTATTATTGAGCGTCTGAAGGAGCAACGTGACCGCGAGGAGCGAGAGAAAGCAGAGGAGCTGGATAACAGTAAAAAAGAGCTGAGGGAGTTAAAGGAGAAAGTCAGCATGCTGCAGGGAGATCTGTCAGACCGAGAG ACATCTCTGCTGGACCTCAAAGAGCATGCATCGTCGCTGGCCTCATCTGGCCTGAAGAAAGACTCCAAACTGAAAAGCCTAGAGATCGCCCTTGAGCAGAGGAGGGAGGAATGCACTAAGCTTGAGAACCAACTGAAGAAG GTCCAGAGTGCTGCAGCCAATTCACAGGCCAACGCAGAGATATCTGAGCGGATTTCTTCACTCGAGGCTGATGTGGCCAGACACAGAGAGGACTCCGCCAAAGCCCAGGCTGAAGTTGATCGTCTATTGGACATCCTGCGTCAGATGGAGAATGAGAAGAACGACAAGGACAGAAAAATCAGTGAGCTGGAGAG GCAAATGAAAGAGCAGAGTAAGAAGTCCTCTGGCAAACACAAGGAGCCACCAGGGAAGGGCAGAAATGTCAACGATGGCCCACAGCAG GAGTCCCTGCGGCAGAAGGCAGAGCGCATCGAGGAGCTGGAGGAGGCTCTCAGAGAGAGCGTTCAAATCACTGCCGAGAGGGAGATGGTTCTGGCACAGGAGGAGGCCGCACGAACCCACCAGGAGAAACAG atGGAAGAGTTGCTTGGAGCGATGGAGAAGGTGAAGCTGGAGCTTGAGTCCATGAAGGCCAAGATGTCGTCCACCCAACAGTCTCTGGCTGAGAAAGAAGCTCATCTGACCACACTGAGGGCAGAGAGGAGGCGACACCTGGAGGAAGTGCTGGAGATGAA ACAGGAGGCTCTGCTGGCAGCCATAAGTGAAAAAGATGCTAACATAGCCTTGCTAGAGCTGTCTTCAtccaaaaaaaagaagacacAAGAAGAAGTGGCTCAGCTGCGGAGGGAGAAGGATCGTTTGGTGCAGCAACTCAAACAGCAG ACACAGAACCGTATGAAGCTCATGGCGGATAATTACGACGATGGCTACTTGAAAACGCCACCTGACCAGACCAATCACAAACCTCCAAAATCACCCGATCAG GATGATGAGGAGGGCATTTGGGCATAG